Proteins encoded together in one Bacteroidota bacterium window:
- the murB gene encoding UDP-N-acetylmuramate dehydrogenase — MTTISENISLKPYNTFGMQVQARWFAEARDTDTLREIFSQPQWLQHNRLILGGGSNMLLTKNVDALVVHNLIDGIHVVLEDNDHWYVRAGAGVNWHRFVLNCIAHGRAGVENLSLIPGSVGAGPMQNIGAYGVELKDVFDSLEAFHISEGYVRTFTPDDCRFGYRESVFKRELRDQFIITSVTFRLNKKPNFSTSYGAIQQQLEKTGITELSIKAVSDAVIAIRRSKLPDPAVTGNAGSFFKNPVISAATHTQLKTEFPELVSYAAGNDFKLAAGWLIEQCGWKGFRRGDAGVHPLQALVLVNYGTASGAEIFDLSSEILESVKQKFGVDLEREVNII, encoded by the coding sequence ATGACCACCATCAGCGAAAACATCAGCCTCAAGCCCTACAATACATTCGGCATGCAGGTACAGGCGCGCTGGTTTGCCGAAGCCAGAGATACCGACACCCTTCGCGAAATTTTCTCACAGCCGCAGTGGCTGCAGCATAACCGGCTTATTCTTGGCGGCGGCAGCAACATGCTTCTCACTAAAAATGTGGATGCGCTGGTGGTACACAACCTCATCGACGGCATTCATGTGGTGCTCGAAGATAACGACCACTGGTATGTGCGCGCAGGAGCGGGTGTAAACTGGCACCGGTTTGTGCTCAACTGCATAGCCCATGGTCGGGCGGGTGTCGAAAATCTTTCACTCATCCCGGGCAGTGTGGGCGCAGGCCCCATGCAAAACATCGGTGCGTATGGTGTGGAGCTGAAAGATGTGTTCGACTCGCTCGAAGCATTTCACATCAGCGAAGGTTATGTGCGCACATTTACGCCCGACGATTGCCGCTTTGGCTACCGCGAAAGTGTATTCAAGCGCGAACTGCGCGATCAGTTTATCATTACATCAGTTACTTTCCGCCTCAACAAAAAGCCCAATTTCAGTACAAGCTACGGTGCCATACAGCAACAGCTCGAAAAAACGGGCATTACTGAACTCAGTATAAAAGCAGTGAGCGATGCAGTAATTGCCATTCGCCGCAGCAAACTGCCCGACCCGGCCGTAACAGGCAATGCAGGAAGCTTTTTCAAGAATCCGGTTATCAGCGCCGCCACACACACACAACTCAAAACCGAATTCCCCGAGCTCGTAAGTTATGCCGCCGGAAACGATTTCAAACTGGCTGCGGGCTGGCTCATTGAACAATGCGGCTGGAAAGGCTTCCGCCGCGGCGATGCAGGCGTGCATCCCTTGCAGGCACTTGTTCTTGTAAATTACGGTACTGCCTCAGGCGCTGAGATTTTCGACCTTTCGTCGGAAATTCTCGAAAGCGTGAAACAGAAATTCGGCGTTGATCTCGAACGCGAGGTGAATATTATTTAG